In Rahnella aquatilis CIP 78.65 = ATCC 33071, one DNA window encodes the following:
- the dppA gene encoding dipeptide ABC transporter periplasmic-binding protein DppA codes for MTISLGKSGLLKFSMGLIALTVAASVQAKTLVYCSEGSPEGFNPQLFTSGTTYDASSVPIYNRLVEFKIGTTEIQPGLAEKWDVSADGKTYTFHLRKGVKWQDNKEFKPTRDFNADDVVYSFERQLDKNNPYHGVSGGSYEYFEGMGMGDLINKIVKVDDNTVQFVLNRPESPFLADLAMDFASILSAEYADNMLKAKTPEKVDLDPIGTGPFQLVQYQKDSRILYKAFPGFWGTKPQIDRLVFSITPDASVRYAKLQKNECQVMPYPNPADIAAMKKDKSINLMQQPGLNVGYLSFNVEKKPLDEVKVRQALTMAVNKKAIIDAVYQGAGQPAKNLIPPTMWGYNKDVVDYEYNPEKAKELLKEAGHADGFAIDLWAMPVQRPYNPNARRMAEMIQADWAKIGVKANIVTYEWGEYLKRAKNGEHQSVMMGWTGDNGDPDNFFATLFSCAAAKDGSNYSRWCYKPFEDLIQPARAESDHAKRAALYQQAQVVMHDQAPALIIAHSTVYEPVRKEVKGYVVDPLGKHHFENVSME; via the coding sequence ATGACAATCTCTTTAGGTAAGTCGGGGCTACTGAAATTCAGTATGGGCCTGATTGCGCTGACCGTTGCGGCCAGTGTCCAGGCAAAAACGTTAGTGTATTGCTCTGAAGGTTCACCTGAAGGCTTCAACCCTCAGCTGTTCACCTCCGGCACCACGTATGACGCAAGCTCCGTGCCTATCTACAACCGTCTGGTTGAATTCAAGATCGGGACCACTGAAATCCAGCCGGGTCTGGCTGAGAAGTGGGACGTATCGGCTGATGGCAAAACCTATACCTTCCATCTGCGCAAAGGCGTGAAATGGCAGGACAACAAGGAATTCAAACCGACCCGTGATTTCAATGCGGATGACGTTGTGTATTCCTTCGAACGTCAGCTGGACAAAAATAACCCATACCACGGTGTTTCTGGCGGCAGCTACGAATACTTCGAAGGCATGGGCATGGGCGATCTGATCAACAAGATCGTGAAAGTGGATGACAATACCGTGCAGTTCGTCCTGAACCGCCCTGAGTCTCCGTTCCTGGCTGACCTCGCGATGGACTTTGCTTCTATCCTGTCTGCGGAATACGCTGACAACATGCTGAAAGCGAAAACCCCTGAGAAAGTCGACCTGGATCCGATCGGTACCGGTCCGTTCCAGCTTGTGCAATACCAGAAAGATTCACGCATCCTCTACAAAGCCTTCCCTGGCTTCTGGGGCACCAAGCCGCAGATCGACCGTTTAGTCTTCTCCATCACGCCTGATGCTTCCGTGCGTTACGCGAAACTGCAGAAAAACGAATGTCAGGTGATGCCGTACCCGAACCCGGCAGACATTGCGGCAATGAAGAAAGATAAATCCATCAACCTGATGCAACAACCGGGTCTGAACGTGGGTTATCTCTCCTTCAACGTTGAGAAAAAACCGCTGGATGAAGTGAAAGTGCGTCAGGCACTGACCATGGCGGTGAACAAAAAAGCCATCATCGACGCGGTTTATCAGGGGGCTGGCCAGCCAGCTAAGAACCTGATCCCACCAACAATGTGGGGCTATAACAAAGACGTGGTGGATTACGAATACAATCCTGAGAAAGCCAAAGAGCTGCTGAAAGAAGCCGGTCACGCAGACGGTTTTGCTATCGATCTGTGGGCGATGCCGGTACAGCGTCCGTACAACCCGAACGCACGCCGTATGGCTGAAATGATCCAGGCTGACTGGGCGAAAATTGGCGTGAAAGCCAACATCGTGACTTACGAGTGGGGCGAATACCTCAAGCGTGCTAAGAACGGTGAGCACCAGTCTGTGATGATGGGCTGGACCGGCGACAATGGGGATCCGGATAACTTCTTCGCCACCCTGTTCAGCTGTGCAGCTGCGAAAGACGGTTCCAACTACTCCCGCTGGTGCTACAAGCCGTTTGAAGATCTGATCCAGCCAGCCCGTGCGGAATCTGATCACGCCAAACGTGCTGCGCTGTATCAGCAGGCTCAGGTTGTGATGCATGACCAGGCCCCTGCGCTGATCATCGCTCACTCCACCGTGTACGAACCCGTTCGCAAAGAAGTCAAAGGGTATGTCGTCGATCCGCTCGGCAAACACCACTTCGAAAACGTCTCAATGGAGTAA
- the bcsD gene encoding cellulose biosynthesis protein BcsD yields MQEHNYTQVAQEYYRQRHTTPGWQSLVQVLFSGILASADDEDGRRFLTLMGNNLARQHPLPGSATLGELEDNINQLLSRFDWGVVKLEATQQQLALVHIAWPVSPQGQDDELWPIALISLFEGLYAEWLLSQGGQPYVPLRWQESTPEGAFVFRYQNGL; encoded by the coding sequence ATGCAAGAACATAACTATACTCAGGTCGCGCAGGAATATTACCGCCAGCGCCACACCACACCCGGCTGGCAAAGCCTGGTGCAGGTGCTATTTTCAGGTATTCTGGCGTCCGCCGATGATGAAGATGGCCGACGTTTTCTGACCCTGATGGGCAACAATCTGGCACGCCAGCATCCGCTTCCTGGCTCTGCGACTCTGGGGGAGCTGGAAGACAATATCAATCAACTCCTCAGCCGTTTCGACTGGGGTGTGGTGAAGCTGGAAGCGACTCAGCAACAACTGGCGCTGGTACACATTGCCTGGCCGGTCTCACCGCAGGGACAGGATGACGAGTTGTGGCCTATTGCGCTCATCTCCCTGTTTGAAGGACTGTATGCCGAGTGGTTATTATCACAAGGCGGACAACCCTATGTTCCGCTGCGCTGGCAGGAAAGCACACCGGAAGGCGCGTTCGTTTTCCGTTATCAAAATGGTTTGTAA
- a CDS encoding glycosyl hydrolase family 8 has product MLAFRRYGLVLWFSLIFAFFSSAVMAQDPGWSAYKSRFLMPDGRIIDTANKNVSHTEGQGFSMLLAVFNDDQATFDKLWQWANNTLYRKDIGLYSWRYDPNSTPHVADINNASDGDTLMAWALLLAGDKWNDPRYTKASEKLQAALITYNVIDYAGYKVMLPGVKGFNQTSNVTVNPSYFIFPAWQAFYAHSHLKVWKDLDESSTAMLSKMAFGDFRLPTDWVDMQADGTLKPASRWPTRFSYDAVRIPLYLGWAHPGSPQLAPFILWWQKSPRDATPAWIDVMTGTKAGYNMSPGLLAVRDFTMANAGAISPNLAPKDDYYSSTLQLLSWWASHKG; this is encoded by the coding sequence ATGTTGGCATTTCGGCGCTACGGTCTGGTGCTGTGGTTCAGCCTTATTTTCGCGTTTTTCAGCTCCGCTGTAATGGCGCAGGATCCGGGCTGGTCTGCGTATAAAAGTCGCTTTCTGATGCCGGACGGGCGAATCATTGATACCGCCAATAAAAACGTCAGTCACACCGAAGGTCAGGGTTTCAGTATGCTGCTGGCGGTGTTTAACGATGATCAGGCGACGTTCGACAAGCTGTGGCAGTGGGCAAACAACACGCTGTACCGCAAAGATATCGGCCTGTATTCATGGCGTTATGACCCAAACAGCACGCCGCATGTGGCAGATATCAACAACGCCTCTGATGGCGATACGCTGATGGCGTGGGCGTTGCTGCTGGCGGGCGACAAGTGGAACGATCCGCGTTACACCAAAGCCTCTGAAAAATTGCAGGCGGCGCTGATCACATACAATGTGATTGATTACGCGGGTTACAAAGTCATGCTGCCGGGTGTAAAGGGCTTTAACCAGACCAGCAACGTGACCGTCAATCCGTCCTATTTCATCTTCCCGGCCTGGCAGGCGTTTTATGCGCACAGTCATTTAAAGGTATGGAAAGATCTGGATGAAAGCAGCACGGCGATGCTCAGCAAAATGGCGTTTGGCGATTTCCGCTTGCCGACAGACTGGGTCGATATGCAGGCCGATGGCACCCTGAAACCGGCCAGCCGCTGGCCAACGCGGTTCAGTTACGACGCCGTGCGTATCCCGCTCTACCTCGGCTGGGCGCATCCGGGCAGCCCGCAACTGGCACCGTTCATCCTGTGGTGGCAAAAATCGCCACGTGACGCCACGCCCGCCTGGATTGATGTCATGACCGGCACCAAAGCGGGCTACAACATGTCACCGGGATTATTAGCCGTGCGCGATTTCACCATGGCCAACGCCGGTGCCATCAGCCCGAATCTGGCACCGAAAGACGATTACTACTCTTCCACCCTGCAACTGCTGAGCTGGTGGGCGAGTCATAAAGGGTAA
- the dppD gene encoding dipeptide ABC transporter ATP-binding protein, with protein METTLTNDVQVGKTLLTVDKLSVHFGDEGTPFRAVDRISYSVKQGEVVGIVGESGSGKSVSSLALMGLIDFPGKVMAEKLEFGGRSLQGISEKERRQIVGAEVAMIFQDPMTSLNPCYTVGFQIMEAIKVHQGGNKKTRRQRTIDLLNLVGIPDPASRLDVYPHQLSGGMSQRVMIAMAIACRPKLLIADEPTTALDVTIQAQIIELLLDLQQRENMALMLITHDLALVAEAAQHIIVMYAGQVVESAKATEIFRAPRHPYTQALLRSLPEFAADKARLQSLPGVVPGKYDRPAGCLLNPRCPYATDLCRKEEPALRDLANGRQSKCHYPLDDAGRPTYES; from the coding sequence ATGGAAACAACATTAACGAATGACGTTCAGGTCGGCAAAACGTTGCTGACCGTGGATAAGCTCTCCGTTCACTTTGGTGACGAAGGGACGCCGTTCCGCGCCGTAGACCGTATCAGTTACAGCGTGAAACAGGGCGAAGTGGTCGGGATTGTCGGTGAATCCGGCTCCGGTAAATCCGTCAGTTCACTGGCGCTGATGGGGCTGATCGACTTCCCCGGCAAAGTGATGGCTGAAAAACTCGAGTTCGGTGGCCGTAGTCTGCAGGGCATCAGCGAAAAAGAGCGCCGTCAGATTGTTGGTGCTGAAGTCGCGATGATTTTCCAGGATCCGATGACCAGCCTGAACCCGTGTTACACCGTCGGTTTCCAGATTATGGAAGCCATCAAGGTGCATCAGGGCGGCAATAAAAAGACCCGTCGTCAGCGCACGATCGATTTGCTGAATCTGGTGGGTATTCCGGATCCGGCTTCGCGTCTCGACGTCTATCCGCATCAGCTTTCCGGCGGAATGAGCCAGCGCGTGATGATCGCCATGGCGATTGCCTGCCGTCCGAAATTACTGATTGCCGATGAGCCGACCACCGCGCTCGACGTAACCATTCAGGCGCAGATCATCGAACTGCTGCTCGACCTGCAACAACGCGAAAACATGGCGCTGATGCTGATCACCCATGACCTGGCACTGGTGGCCGAAGCCGCACAGCACATTATCGTAATGTATGCCGGTCAGGTGGTGGAGTCGGCAAAAGCCACGGAAATCTTCCGTGCGCCGCGCCATCCTTACACGCAGGCGCTGCTGCGATCCTTGCCGGAATTCGCGGCGGATAAAGCCCGTCTGCAATCCTTGCCGGGTGTGGTGCCGGGTAAATATGACCGTCCTGCGGGCTGTCTGCTGAATCCGCGTTGCCCGTATGCAACCGACCTTTGCCGTAAAGAAGAACCTGCGCTGCGCGACCTCGCGAACGGGCGCCAGTCGAAGTGCCATTATCCGCTGGATGATGCCGGGAGACCAACTTATGAGTCCTGA
- the dppF gene encoding dipeptide ABC transporter ATP-binding subunit DppF, whose product MSPDNTQPQPLLHAIDLKKHYPVKKGIFGQERTVKALDGVSFTLERGKTLAVVGESGCGKSTLGRLLTMIEVPTGGELYYRGQDLLKPDATAEKLRRQKIQIVFQNPYGSLNPRKKVGQILEEPLLINTKLSREERREKALAMMAKVGLKTEHYDRYPHMFSGGQRQRIAIARGLMLDPDVVIADEPVSALDVSVRAQVLNLMMDLQQDLGLSYVFISHDLSVVEHIADEVMVMYLGRCVEKGPKDAIFSNPRHPYTQALLSATPRLNPDERRERIKLTGELPSPLNPPAGCAFNARCRRAFGTCKQFQPQLKQYGDQLVACFAVDQDETGTTQTVAVNQ is encoded by the coding sequence ATGAGTCCTGATAACACCCAACCGCAGCCGCTGTTGCATGCGATTGACCTGAAAAAACATTATCCGGTGAAGAAGGGCATCTTCGGCCAGGAACGTACCGTGAAGGCGCTAGACGGTGTTTCTTTCACCCTCGAACGCGGTAAAACGCTGGCAGTGGTCGGGGAATCTGGCTGTGGGAAATCCACGCTGGGCCGCCTGCTGACCATGATTGAAGTGCCGACCGGCGGTGAGCTGTATTACCGCGGGCAGGATTTGCTGAAACCGGATGCGACGGCGGAAAAGCTGCGCCGTCAGAAGATCCAAATCGTGTTCCAGAATCCTTACGGATCGCTCAACCCGCGTAAGAAAGTCGGGCAGATCCTCGAAGAACCCTTGCTGATCAACACCAAACTTAGCCGCGAAGAACGTCGCGAAAAAGCCCTGGCGATGATGGCGAAGGTGGGCCTGAAAACCGAGCATTACGACCGCTATCCGCACATGTTCTCCGGCGGTCAGCGTCAGCGTATTGCTATCGCCCGAGGTCTGATGCTGGATCCGGACGTGGTGATCGCCGATGAACCGGTGTCCGCACTGGACGTTTCCGTGCGTGCGCAGGTACTGAACCTGATGATGGATTTGCAGCAGGATCTGGGGCTGTCCTACGTCTTCATCTCGCATGATTTGTCCGTGGTGGAACATATCGCCGACGAAGTGATGGTGATGTATCTCGGTCGCTGCGTGGAGAAGGGTCCTAAAGACGCCATCTTCAGCAATCCGCGCCATCCTTACACGCAGGCATTGCTGTCCGCAACGCCGCGTCTGAACCCGGATGAACGTCGTGAACGCATCAAACTGACCGGTGAACTGCCAAGCCCGCTCAATCCGCCAGCCGGTTGCGCATTCAACGCCCGCTGCCGCCGTGCATTCGGCACCTGCAAACAGTTCCAGCCGCAGCTGAAACAGTACGGCGATCAGCTTGTCGCCTGCTTCGCCGTCGACCAGGATGAAACCGGCACCACGCAGACTGTTGCCGTAAATCAGTAG
- a CDS encoding mobile mystery protein A has product MQLIYPNLIVYLILKINKSIVNMQLRGFSMWDKELKIKQVDNLLNEMKPRRKARRPKKGWIQLLRSALGMSTRSLAERCGLSQSRISLIEKGEIEGSLTLNTLEKIAEGLDCELVYFLQPKQGRTLQELREQQAGKKAKFLNQYTEIHMSLEQQPTSSAFQKSTQDKLKSDLLQKWPRDFWDEK; this is encoded by the coding sequence ATGCAATTGATTTATCCAAATTTGATTGTATATTTAATATTGAAAATCAATAAATCTATTGTAAATATGCAATTAAGAGGTTTCTCTATGTGGGATAAAGAATTAAAAATCAAACAGGTAGACAACCTTCTCAATGAAATGAAACCTCGACGCAAAGCCAGGCGCCCAAAAAAAGGATGGATACAACTTCTCAGAAGCGCGCTGGGTATGAGCACCCGCTCCCTTGCCGAACGATGTGGTTTAAGTCAGTCGCGCATTTCGCTGATAGAAAAAGGTGAAATTGAAGGGTCGCTAACGCTGAATACACTGGAAAAAATCGCTGAGGGCCTGGATTGTGAGCTTGTATACTTTTTGCAGCCAAAGCAAGGGCGAACGCTGCAAGAACTAAGAGAGCAGCAGGCCGGGAAAAAAGCGAAATTCCTTAATCAGTACACTGAAATTCATATGTCGCTGGAACAGCAACCCACATCATCAGCGTTCCAAAAATCGACACAAGACAAGCTTAAAAGCGACCTATTACAAAAATGGCCTCGGGATTTCTGGGATGAAAAATGA
- the dppB gene encoding dipeptide ABC transporter permease DppB has product MLQFILRRLGLVIPTFIGITLLTFAFVHMIPGDPVTIMAGERGVSPERHAQLMADMGLDKPLYQQYFHYVNGVLHGDLGTSLKSRTPVWQEFVPRFKATVELGICAMIFAIIVGIPVGVLAAVKRGSIFDHTAVGISLTGYSMPIFWWGIMLVMLVSVQLNLTPVSGRISDTVFLDDSLPLTGFMLIDTLFWGEPGDFVDAVMHMILPAIVLGTIPLAVIVRMTRSSMLEVLGEDYIRTARAKGVSRMRVIVVHALRNALLPVVTIIGLQVGTLLGGAILTETIFSWPGLGRWLIDALQRRDYPVVQGGVLLVATLIIVVNLLVDVLYGVVNPRIRHKK; this is encoded by the coding sequence ATGTTGCAGTTCATACTCCGACGTCTGGGGTTAGTTATCCCAACGTTTATCGGCATTACTTTGCTGACTTTTGCCTTCGTACACATGATACCAGGCGACCCGGTCACCATCATGGCAGGCGAGCGCGGTGTTTCCCCCGAACGTCACGCCCAGCTGATGGCAGATATGGGGCTCGACAAGCCTCTTTACCAGCAATATTTCCACTACGTGAACGGTGTGCTGCATGGCGACCTGGGCACGTCCTTAAAAAGCCGCACCCCTGTCTGGCAGGAATTCGTACCGCGCTTCAAAGCCACAGTGGAGCTGGGCATCTGCGCGATGATTTTCGCGATCATTGTGGGTATTCCGGTGGGTGTGCTGGCGGCGGTAAAGCGGGGATCGATATTCGACCACACGGCCGTCGGGATCTCGCTGACCGGCTATTCGATGCCGATATTCTGGTGGGGGATCATGCTGGTGATGCTGGTCTCGGTGCAGCTTAATCTGACGCCCGTGTCGGGGCGAATAAGCGACACCGTCTTCCTCGATGACAGCCTGCCGCTGACCGGCTTTATGCTGATCGATACGCTGTTCTGGGGCGAACCGGGTGATTTCGTGGATGCCGTGATGCACATGATTTTACCGGCCATCGTACTGGGTACCATTCCGCTGGCGGTGATTGTGCGTATGACCCGTTCTTCCATGCTGGAAGTTCTGGGCGAAGACTACATCCGTACCGCGCGCGCCAAAGGCGTCAGCCGCATGCGGGTGATTGTCGTCCACGCACTGCGCAATGCGCTGTTGCCGGTGGTCACCATCATTGGTTTGCAGGTCGGTACGCTGCTGGGCGGCGCGATCCTGACCGAAACTATCTTCTCCTGGCCGGGACTCGGCCGGTGGCTGATCGACGCACTCCAGCGCCGCGACTATCCGGTCGTGCAGGGCGGGGTGTTGCTGGTCGCTACTCTGATCATCGTGGTTAACCTGCTGGTAGATGTGCTCTACGGCGTGGTCAACCCGCGTATTCGCCACAAGAAATAA
- a CDS encoding mobile mystery protein B, with the protein MSETINNGLPEGATELSPDDLAGLIPDYIFTREDLNQFEKTNIQQALAHLSRQKLSYTEILTVDFCLRLHRNMFNKTWEWAGQLRRREVNIGNTPPHMISMRVRDTLDNAVFWIENETYPPDEICLRLHRDIVWIHPFPNGNGRHSRIFCDVLRRALGRGFFPWGISAGELVSADAHRAEYILALREADNGDYRRLIRFASD; encoded by the coding sequence ATGAGCGAAACCATCAATAATGGCCTTCCTGAAGGGGCAACGGAACTTAGCCCTGACGATCTGGCCGGTTTAATTCCCGACTACATCTTTACCCGGGAAGACCTGAATCAATTTGAAAAAACGAACATACAGCAGGCATTAGCGCATCTCAGCCGTCAGAAGCTGAGTTACACAGAGATCTTAACTGTCGATTTCTGTCTTCGATTACACCGCAACATGTTCAATAAAACGTGGGAATGGGCGGGGCAACTCAGACGCAGAGAAGTAAACATCGGGAATACGCCGCCTCATATGATCTCAATGCGTGTCAGAGATACTCTCGATAATGCAGTTTTCTGGATTGAAAACGAAACTTACCCACCCGATGAAATCTGCCTGAGACTTCACAGAGACATTGTATGGATCCACCCTTTTCCCAATGGGAATGGAAGGCATTCCCGGATATTTTGCGACGTGCTTCGTCGCGCGCTTGGAAGGGGGTTCTTTCCCTGGGGGATATCAGCAGGCGAACTCGTTTCAGCAGATGCACATCGCGCTGAATACATTCTCGCTCTGAGAGAAGCCGACAATGGCGATTATAGGCGTCTTATCAGATTTGCTTCTGACTAA
- a CDS encoding LysR family transcriptional regulator translates to MELKWFEDFLSVSQCYSFTRAASERNITQSALSRRIKQLEEWLGVPLFDRKTYPIRLTPQGQDFLHTAAELVFSMTQLRSDLRERHAQKHTIVHFAALNTLSLTFFPDWINQIDPSHQYGYIRLCDQQPSFSGNISLLLDGETDFLLTYAHDSVPLMKQLERFPYIELGKESALAVCAPDEDGNPLFALNTSGGTRVQLPYLSYGNRSFFAHALSALFASRPLPLKPIYENPMCSGLKAMTISGCGVAWLPASLISEELANGSLIRAGERSWDIQASIRLYRLEKFRTPQAERLWNKASQLHQTRAVA, encoded by the coding sequence ATGGAACTGAAGTGGTTTGAAGATTTTCTCAGCGTGTCTCAGTGCTATAGCTTTACGCGAGCCGCCAGTGAAAGAAACATCACCCAGTCCGCGCTGAGCCGACGAATTAAGCAACTGGAAGAATGGCTTGGCGTGCCGCTGTTTGACCGCAAAACCTACCCGATACGCCTGACTCCGCAGGGCCAGGACTTTCTGCATACCGCAGCAGAGCTGGTGTTTTCCATGACGCAGTTGCGCAGCGACCTGCGTGAGCGCCATGCGCAGAAGCACACCATCGTGCATTTTGCCGCGCTGAACACGCTTTCCCTGACCTTTTTTCCCGACTGGATAAACCAGATCGACCCGTCGCATCAGTACGGCTACATTCGTTTGTGCGATCAGCAGCCGTCATTCAGCGGCAATATTTCCCTGCTGCTGGATGGCGAAACGGATTTTTTGCTGACCTACGCCCATGATTCCGTTCCGCTGATGAAACAGCTCGAACGCTTTCCCTATATTGAACTGGGAAAAGAGAGTGCACTGGCCGTCTGTGCACCGGACGAAGACGGCAATCCCCTGTTTGCGCTGAATACTTCTGGCGGCACGCGTGTTCAGCTTCCTTATCTCAGTTACGGCAACCGCTCCTTTTTTGCCCACGCGCTGAGCGCCCTGTTTGCGTCGCGCCCGCTGCCGCTGAAACCGATTTACGAAAATCCGATGTGTAGCGGCCTGAAGGCGATGACGATTTCCGGCTGCGGCGTGGCGTGGCTGCCAGCCAGCCTGATCAGCGAAGAACTGGCGAACGGATCGCTTATCCGCGCCGGAGAACGAAGCTGGGATATTCAGGCCAGCATCCGTCTTTACCGGCTGGAAAAATTTCGCACACCGCAGGCCGAACGGCTGTGGAATAAAGCCAGTCAGTTGCACCAGACCCGCGCCGTCGCCTGA
- the dppC gene encoding dipeptide ABC transporter permease DppC — MSQTTEPVANELVTAAPVPMPPMREFWHYFKRNKGAVVGLVYIIIMLVIAIGANVIAPHLPAEQFRDALLRPPVWMEGGSWKFLLGTDDVGRDILSRLMYGARLSLLVGCLVVVLSLILGVVFGLFAGYYGGVVDAIIMRVVDIMLALPSLLLALVLVAIFGPSIVNASLALTFVALPHYVRLTRAAVLVEVNRDYVTASRVAGAGSARQMFVNILPNCLAPLIVQASLGFSNAILDMAALGFLGMGAQPPTPEWGTMLSDVLQFAQSAWWVVTFPGVIILLTVLAFNLMGDGLRDALDPKLKQ, encoded by the coding sequence ATGTCTCAAACCACTGAGCCGGTCGCTAACGAGTTAGTGACGGCTGCGCCAGTGCCGATGCCGCCGATGCGCGAATTCTGGCATTACTTCAAGCGTAACAAAGGGGCCGTTGTTGGCCTGGTTTACATCATTATCATGCTGGTCATTGCGATTGGTGCGAACGTGATCGCCCCGCATCTGCCCGCTGAACAGTTCCGTGACGCGCTGCTGCGTCCGCCGGTCTGGATGGAAGGCGGCAGCTGGAAATTCCTGCTGGGCACCGACGACGTGGGCCGCGATATTCTGTCGCGTCTGATGTACGGCGCGCGTTTATCGCTGCTGGTCGGGTGTCTGGTGGTGGTGCTCTCCTTGATCCTCGGCGTGGTGTTCGGTCTGTTTGCCGGCTACTACGGCGGTGTGGTTGACGCCATCATCATGCGTGTGGTCGATATCATGCTGGCCCTGCCAAGCCTGCTGCTGGCGCTGGTGCTGGTGGCGATTTTCGGTCCGTCTATCGTCAACGCCTCGCTGGCACTGACGTTCGTCGCCTTACCGCACTATGTGCGTTTAACCCGCGCTGCGGTGCTGGTGGAAGTGAACCGCGACTACGTCACCGCTTCGCGCGTTGCCGGTGCCGGTTCTGCGCGCCAGATGTTCGTCAATATTTTACCTAACTGCTTAGCGCCGCTGATCGTTCAGGCATCGCTGGGCTTCTCCAACGCCATCCTCGATATGGCAGCGTTGGGCTTCCTCGGTATGGGCGCACAGCCGCCAACGCCGGAGTGGGGCACCATGCTGTCGGACGTCTTACAGTTTGCTCAAAGTGCCTGGTGGGTCGTGACCTTCCCCGGCGTGATCATTCTGCTGACGGTACTGGCATTTAACCTGATGGGTGATGGCCTGCGTGATGCCCTCGACCCTAAACTTAAGCAGTAA